A single window of Zootoca vivipara chromosome 17, rZooViv1.1, whole genome shotgun sequence DNA harbors:
- the SLC39A1 gene encoding zinc transporter ZIP1 produces MAAELRPETQLEEMVWEPYAHVVALRSATGLEVKLGSLALLLVVTLLCGFLPLWVFRRPGATTSSSDSRRKVLSLVSCFAGGVFLATCLLDLIPDYLAGINEAFNNLRVTLHFPLQEFILAMGFFLVLVLEQIVLAYKDPAGSLEENQALLGSAANPSASIQDHSWPDGPLLHQHGRDRPHVHVDFNAHSAIRSVVLLLALSLHSVFEGLAVGLQEEGAQALEICLALLIHKGVIAFSLSLKLLQGRLRPRVVAACLVLFAIMSPLGIGLGVVLTETPVAALHQLSRCVLEGLATGTFVYITFLEILPHELNSSEQRILKVIVLLAGFALVTSILFIKI; encoded by the exons CGCCCATGTGGTGGCTCTCCGCTCCGCCACGGGTTTGGAGGTGAAGCTGGGCTCtttggctctgctgctggtggTCACCCTCTTGTGTGGGTTCCTTCCTCTGTGGGTCTTCCGGCGGCCGGGAGCCACAACCAGCTCCTCAG ATTCCCGAAGGAAGGTTTTAAGCCTGGTGAGCTGTTTCGCTGGAGGTGTCTTCCTGGCTACGTGTCTCCTGGACTTGATCCCTGATTACCTGGCCGGTATTAATGAGGCCTTCAACAACTTGAGAGTCACG CTCCATTTCCCCCTGCAAGAGTTCATCTTGGCCATGGGCTTCTTCCTAGTCCTGGTCCTGGAGCAGATCGTCCTGGCCTACAAAGACCCGGCGGGATCCCTGGAAGAGAACCAGGCCCTCCTTGGCTCGGCCGCGAACCCCTCTGCCTCCATCCAGGACCACAGCTGGCCTGACGGGCCGCTGTTGCACCAGCACGGCCGGGACCGCCCCCACGTCCACGTAGACTTCAACGCCCACTCGGCCATCCGCTCGGTCGTCCTCCTCCTGGCCCTCTCGCTGCACTCCGTCTTCGAGGGGCTGGCTGTGgggctgcaggaggagggggcCCAGGCGCTGGAGATCTGCCTGGCCCTGCTGATCCACAAGGGCGTCATCGCCTTCAGCCTCAGCCTCAAGCTCCTGCAGGGGCGGCTACGCCCCCGCGTGGTGGCGGCCTGCCTTGTCCTCTTCGCCATCATGTCCCCCCTGGGCATCGGGCTGGGCGTGGTGCTGACGGAGACCCCCGTGGCAGCCCTCCACCAGCTGTCACGCTGCGTCCTCGAGGGCCTGGCCACCGGCACCTTTGTGTACATCACCTTCCTGGAGATCCTGCCCCACGAGCTCAACTCCTCTGAGCAGCGCATCCTCAAAGTCATTGTCCTCCTGGCAGGTTTTGCACTCgtcaccagcatcctgttcatcaagatctga